A DNA window from Capnocytophaga sp. ARDL2 contains the following coding sequences:
- the eptA gene encoding phosphoethanolamine--lipid A transferase EptA, translating into MKEKISLSKFTLIISTLNFLLFHYGFFNFVFENIDTKSFNGILMIVSLLILMVIANFFAFYLVLFLTRIVGKILLSITFLLSAISVFFINTYSIIVDESMIGNVFNTNYEESSSFFSFKLILYILFMGILPCIFIFKTKIEYPTVKQFFKTWGLSLLPILLLVGINAQNVLWIDKNSKYLGGLAMPWAYSVNTALYFVHKAQENREEIPLPDAQILNNEKSVVVLVIGESARSQNFSLYGYEKNTNPLLSQTEGVTHFPATSCATYTTAGVKCILSHNDSGDLYEILPNYLDRTGVDVIWKSTNSGEPPVKIEKYFNGNDLRKDCEGEDCGYDGILLKNLKEDILGSTKDKILIILHTSTSHGPLYNTKYPIEFEKFSPVCTSVELGNCTPTELINAYDNTIVYTDYLLHKVISELQDLEGYKSSMIYISDHGESLGEKNLYMHGLPMSIAPKEQYEIPFIVWTNNGKTKTLKSANQGCIFHSVLDFLSIGSPVLEKELSVFGK; encoded by the coding sequence ATGAAAGAAAAAATATCATTGAGTAAATTTACACTCATTATCAGTACATTAAACTTCCTATTGTTTCATTACGGATTTTTCAATTTTGTTTTTGAAAATATAGACACCAAGAGTTTCAATGGCATTTTGATGATTGTCAGCCTTTTGATTTTGATGGTGATTGCCAATTTTTTCGCCTTTTATTTGGTGCTGTTTCTCACTCGAATTGTAGGAAAAATTTTATTGTCTATCACATTCCTTTTGAGTGCCATTTCGGTATTTTTCATTAATACATACAGCATAATTGTCGATGAAAGTATGATAGGCAATGTCTTTAATACCAATTATGAAGAATCAAGTAGTTTTTTCTCTTTTAAACTGATTTTATACATCCTTTTCATGGGGATTTTGCCATGTATTTTTATTTTTAAAACAAAAATAGAATACCCAACTGTAAAACAGTTTTTCAAAACATGGGGATTGAGTCTATTGCCGATTTTACTTTTGGTGGGAATCAATGCTCAAAATGTACTTTGGATAGATAAAAACTCTAAATATTTAGGTGGATTGGCAATGCCTTGGGCATATTCGGTAAATACGGCTTTGTATTTTGTGCATAAAGCTCAAGAAAATCGGGAGGAAATTCCATTACCCGATGCTCAAATCCTCAACAATGAAAAATCGGTGGTGGTTTTGGTGATTGGCGAATCGGCTCGTAGTCAGAATTTTTCGTTGTATGGTTATGAAAAAAACACCAATCCGTTACTGTCTCAAACCGAAGGTGTTACACATTTCCCAGCTACTTCGTGTGCTACTTATACCACTGCTGGAGTGAAATGTATTTTGTCACACAATGATTCGGGCGATTTGTATGAAATTTTACCCAATTATCTAGACAGAACAGGTGTTGATGTGATTTGGAAAAGTACCAATTCGGGCGAACCTCCAGTGAAAATTGAAAAGTATTTCAATGGAAATGATTTACGAAAAGATTGCGAGGGCGAAGATTGTGGTTATGATGGTATCTTGTTGAAAAATCTCAAAGAGGATATATTGGGAAGTACCAAAGACAAAATACTGATTATTTTGCACACCTCTACAAGTCATGGCCCTTTGTATAACACGAAGTATCCAATTGAATTTGAAAAGTTTAGCCCCGTGTGTACAAGCGTAGAATTGGGCAACTGTACCCCAACCGAACTCATCAATGCGTATGATAATACGATTGTTTATACCGATTATTTATTGCATAAAGTCATCTCCGAATTGCAAGATTTGGAAGGCTACAAAAGCAGTATGATTTACATTTCAGACCACGGCGAATCGTTAGGCGAAAAAAATCTCTATATGCACGGATTGCCGATGAGCATTGCTCCAAAAGAGCAATACGAAATACCTTTTATCGTATGGACAAACAACGGTAAAACAAAAACGCTAAAATCAGCCAATCAAGGGTGTATTTTCCATTCGGTGTTGGATTTTCTGTCTATCGGAAGTCCTGTTTTGGAAAAAGAATTGAGTGTGTTTGGGAAATAA